In a genomic window of Streptomyces sp. NBC_01142:
- a CDS encoding alginate lyase family protein: MTVSSGSPGWYLRRLSRMGPREIGGRAGDAVRRRRWRSARPNCPSVTGARFTAVLPAGTIAAIPPDAAKRLIAEADRLMYGHAEYFGVVRDDLDDPDWWCDPKTGRRAPWGYAFDVPYRNEAAVGDIKQIWELSRHQYLTVLAAAYAITGNERYAERVAEHLRSWWTANPPLRGVHWISGIELGIRLLSWVWIRRLLDGWPGAAGLFEGNPVALNQIWHHQRWLAAFPSRGSSANNHIIAEAAGQFAAACAFGWFPSSARWRAGALRSLERHLRSNTYDSGLNRELATEYHGLVLELGLAAVAEADAAGVPVPASIRLVLLRMTDALAAIVDGRLRPPRQGDADDGHGLVLDGAGTDRWASLLATGDAVFGRLAWWPAVTGTDVRTPLLAALIRPTAPAVTRPASRPAHFADAGMTILRGPAEIWCRCDGGPHGFLSIAAHAHADALSVEVRHDGVDVLADPGTFCYHGQPEWRQYFRSTLGHNTLQLDGGDQSVSGGPFLWTRHARSRVLAADTSGTSDGGTARWCAEHDGYQRSVHRRRVELTAESQELRVVDEIRGQHSPRRAVHLAFHLGPAISADLVGNRAVLTWTRDGEDRSAVLDLPGQLCWRAHRGESDPPLGWYSAGFGRKEPTTTLVGTGFADGTALSGEFTTVLRFRG; encoded by the coding sequence ATGACTGTGAGCTCGGGGAGTCCGGGCTGGTACCTGCGGCGGCTGTCCCGGATGGGACCGCGGGAGATCGGCGGCCGGGCGGGCGACGCGGTGCGCAGGCGGCGGTGGCGGTCGGCGCGGCCCAACTGCCCGAGCGTGACCGGCGCCCGGTTCACCGCGGTACTGCCCGCCGGGACGATCGCCGCAATACCTCCGGACGCCGCGAAACGTCTCATCGCCGAGGCGGACCGGCTGATGTACGGGCACGCCGAGTATTTCGGGGTGGTCCGCGACGACCTGGACGACCCGGACTGGTGGTGCGACCCGAAGACCGGGCGCCGGGCTCCGTGGGGCTACGCCTTCGACGTGCCGTACCGGAACGAGGCCGCGGTCGGGGACATCAAGCAGATCTGGGAGCTGTCCCGGCATCAGTACCTCACCGTACTCGCCGCCGCCTACGCGATCACCGGGAACGAGCGGTACGCGGAGCGCGTGGCCGAGCACCTGCGGTCGTGGTGGACGGCCAACCCACCGCTGCGCGGCGTGCACTGGATCAGCGGCATCGAGCTGGGCATCCGGCTGCTGTCCTGGGTGTGGATCCGCCGGCTGCTCGACGGCTGGCCGGGCGCGGCCGGGCTGTTCGAGGGCAACCCGGTGGCGCTGAACCAGATCTGGCACCACCAGCGCTGGCTGGCCGCCTTCCCCAGCCGGGGGTCTTCGGCGAACAACCACATCATCGCCGAGGCCGCCGGGCAGTTCGCCGCAGCCTGCGCGTTCGGGTGGTTTCCCTCCTCGGCGCGTTGGCGAGCCGGCGCGCTGCGGTCGCTGGAGCGGCACCTGCGAAGCAACACCTACGACTCCGGCCTCAACCGCGAGCTGGCCACCGAGTATCACGGACTGGTGCTGGAGCTCGGCCTGGCCGCGGTGGCCGAGGCGGATGCCGCCGGCGTGCCGGTCCCCGCGTCGATCCGGCTGGTACTGCTGCGGATGACCGACGCGCTCGCGGCCATCGTGGACGGCCGGCTACGGCCGCCGCGCCAGGGGGACGCGGACGACGGGCACGGTCTGGTCCTGGACGGCGCGGGCACAGACCGCTGGGCCTCGCTGCTGGCCACCGGCGACGCCGTGTTCGGTCGGCTCGCCTGGTGGCCGGCGGTGACCGGCACCGATGTGCGCACCCCGCTGCTGGCCGCGCTCATCCGGCCAACGGCACCGGCCGTGACCCGCCCGGCAAGCCGACCGGCCCACTTCGCCGACGCGGGCATGACCATCCTGCGCGGTCCGGCGGAGATCTGGTGCCGCTGCGACGGTGGTCCGCACGGCTTCCTGTCCATCGCCGCACATGCCCACGCGGACGCGCTGTCCGTGGAGGTCCGGCACGACGGGGTCGACGTGCTCGCCGACCCGGGGACGTTCTGCTACCACGGGCAGCCCGAGTGGCGGCAGTACTTCCGGTCGACCCTCGGCCACAACACCCTGCAATTGGATGGCGGTGACCAGTCCGTCTCCGGCGGCCCGTTCCTGTGGACCCGGCATGCCCGCAGCCGCGTCCTGGCCGCGGACACATCCGGTACCTCCGACGGGGGGACGGCCCGCTGGTGTGCCGAGCACGACGGCTATCAGCGCTCCGTACACCGCCGCCGGGTGGAGCTGACGGCCGAGAGCCAGGAGCTGAGGGTGGTTGACGAGATCCGCGGCCAACACAGCCCGCGCCGGGCCGTGCACCTGGCGTTCCACCTCGGCCCGGCGATCTCCGCGGACCTGGTGGGGAACCGGGCAGTGCTCACCTGGACGCGGGACGGCGAGGACCGCTCCGCGGTGCTCGACCTGCCCGGGCAGCTGTGCTGGCGGGCGCATCGTGGCGAGAGTGACCCGCCGCTGGGCTGGTACTCCGCCGGCTTCGGGCGCAAGGAACCCACCACAACGCTGGTCGGCACCGGCTTCGCCGACGGCACTGCGTTGTCAGGGGAGTTCACCACCGTACTCAGGTTCCGAGGCTAG
- a CDS encoding bi-domain-containing oxidoreductase, with amino-acid sequence MKQVVQNYKSGELAVLDVPVPGCKPGGVLVRTAYSLISTGTELMKVSEAGMSMLGKARSRPDQVAKVMQSVATNGVPATYRKVMGKLDSYTPLGYSLCGVVEQVGTGIDDVAVGDLVACAGNEHALHAELNWVPKNLYARVPDGLAPRHAAFGTVGSIALQGVRRGEPQLGEVALVIGLGLIGQLVVQLLAASGVRVVGVDPDPVRCELAERLGAAACGDPASAAVEAAVAELTGGHGVDQVYLAAGGGSNQPVELAARLCRDRGRVVDIGKCRLDLPWNAYYEKELDVRFSRSYGPGRYDPEYELEGRDYPIGYVRWTERRNLACFLDLLARGSVDVEPLVSHIADFDDAVETYQRLKDGDLKAVAVLFRYPEQKEEAEAPAVAVPAVRRSGKASTPARSGKASVRLAFVGAGNYATSMLLPHLAERDGVTLSTVVTTTALSAANAKRKFGFAEATTDLDAVLGDPSIDAVFVVTRHSSHAELTRKALLAGKTVFVEKPLALTEDDLAGVLAAVEESGNDRLQVGFNRRFAPLLQEARKRFGARTGPASLRYLVNAGRLQHGSWYLQQGTEGSRFAGEGGHFIDTASWLLEADPVSVYAVATSGNEDLQVVLRYPDGSTATISYVTTGAAGFPKETLDLVADGKVLRLDDFVRASVYDGRRKRWVSSRLPKARDKGQSAELAAFIKAVRTGGPMPVPLESLVATTSATLAVQAGLVGGAPVTLARAR; translated from the coding sequence GTGAAGCAGGTTGTTCAGAACTACAAGAGCGGCGAGCTGGCGGTGCTCGACGTGCCGGTGCCGGGGTGCAAGCCGGGCGGTGTGCTGGTCCGCACCGCCTACTCGCTGATATCCACCGGGACCGAGCTCATGAAGGTGTCCGAGGCCGGCATGTCGATGCTGGGCAAGGCCCGCTCCCGTCCGGATCAGGTGGCCAAGGTCATGCAGAGTGTGGCCACCAACGGGGTGCCCGCCACCTACCGCAAGGTGATGGGCAAGCTGGACTCCTACACGCCGCTGGGCTACTCGCTGTGCGGGGTGGTCGAGCAGGTCGGCACCGGGATCGACGATGTGGCGGTCGGTGACCTCGTGGCCTGCGCCGGCAACGAGCACGCGTTGCATGCCGAGCTGAACTGGGTGCCGAAGAACCTCTACGCCCGGGTGCCGGACGGACTCGCGCCGCGGCATGCGGCCTTCGGCACCGTCGGGTCGATCGCGTTGCAGGGCGTCCGCCGGGGCGAGCCACAGCTCGGCGAAGTGGCGCTGGTCATCGGCCTCGGGCTGATCGGGCAGCTGGTGGTGCAGCTCCTCGCCGCCTCGGGGGTCCGCGTCGTCGGGGTCGACCCCGACCCGGTGCGCTGCGAGCTCGCCGAGCGCCTGGGCGCCGCGGCCTGCGGCGATCCCGCGTCCGCCGCCGTGGAAGCCGCCGTCGCCGAACTCACCGGCGGTCACGGCGTGGACCAGGTGTACCTGGCCGCCGGCGGCGGCAGCAACCAGCCCGTCGAGCTGGCCGCCCGGCTCTGCCGGGACCGCGGCCGCGTCGTCGACATCGGCAAGTGCCGCCTGGACCTGCCGTGGAACGCGTACTACGAGAAGGAGCTCGACGTCCGGTTCTCGCGCTCGTACGGCCCCGGGCGCTACGACCCGGAGTACGAGCTCGAGGGGCGGGACTACCCGATCGGCTACGTGCGCTGGACCGAGCGCCGCAACCTGGCGTGCTTCCTCGATCTCCTCGCCCGCGGCAGTGTCGACGTGGAGCCCCTGGTCTCCCACATCGCCGACTTCGATGACGCCGTCGAGACGTACCAGCGCTTGAAGGACGGCGACCTGAAGGCCGTGGCTGTGCTGTTCCGGTACCCCGAACAGAAGGAGGAAGCGGAGGCTCCGGCGGTGGCCGTGCCTGCGGTGCGACGCAGCGGCAAAGCGTCCACCCCGGCCCGGTCTGGCAAGGCGTCGGTGCGGCTGGCGTTCGTCGGCGCGGGAAACTACGCGACGTCGATGCTGCTGCCGCACCTAGCAGAGCGCGACGGCGTCACGTTGTCGACAGTCGTCACCACGACGGCGCTGTCCGCGGCCAACGCCAAGCGGAAGTTCGGCTTCGCCGAGGCGACCACCGACCTCGACGCCGTGCTCGGTGACCCGTCCATCGACGCGGTGTTCGTGGTCACCCGGCACAGCTCGCACGCCGAACTGACCCGAAAGGCACTGCTGGCCGGCAAGACGGTGTTCGTGGAGAAGCCGTTGGCGCTCACCGAGGACGACCTGGCCGGCGTGCTCGCAGCTGTGGAGGAGTCCGGCAACGACCGACTGCAGGTGGGCTTCAACCGCCGGTTCGCGCCGCTGTTGCAGGAGGCCAGGAAGCGGTTCGGCGCCCGGACCGGTCCGGCGAGCCTCCGCTACCTGGTCAACGCGGGCCGGCTGCAGCACGGCAGCTGGTACCTCCAACAGGGCACCGAGGGCTCGCGGTTCGCCGGCGAGGGCGGACACTTCATCGACACGGCGAGCTGGCTGCTCGAGGCCGACCCGGTCTCGGTGTATGCGGTCGCCACGTCCGGCAACGAGGACCTGCAAGTCGTGCTGCGCTACCCGGACGGGTCCACTGCCACCATCAGCTACGTCACCACCGGCGCGGCCGGCTTCCCCAAGGAGACGCTGGACCTTGTCGCGGACGGCAAGGTGCTGCGGCTCGACGACTTCGTCCGTGCCTCTGTTTACGACGGCCGCCGCAAGCGGTGGGTCAGTTCGCGGCTGCCCAAGGCCCGGGACAAGGGCCAGTCCGCGGAGCTGGCCGCGTTCATCAAGGCCGTGCGGACCGGAGGGCCGATGCCGGTGCCGCTGGAGTCGCTGGTCGCCACCACATCGGCCACCCTCGCCGTGCAGGCCGGCCTGGTCGGCGGCGCGCCGGTGACTCTGGCGAGGGCGCGATGA
- the asnB gene encoding asparagine synthase (glutamine-hydrolyzing), giving the protein MCGIAGTYQWPDGKVVTDRLTDTLAHRGPDGAGRYSHPVGDGEVQLGHRRLAIIDLSETGAQPMVSGGLALTYNGELYNAPELRAELAAAGVSFRGTSDTEVLLEAWRRWGTDCLPRLRGMFAFGIFDERTGELVLARDQLGIKPLFLLRRGAGLVFASELKALAAATGGSLQVDDAALVASLLYYWVPDSRCAFREAEKLPPGSWLRCRPDGRVERGRYWHLKDVAAEGRERARSGEQPDLAAIVEESTRRHLLSDVPVATFLSGGLDSSYLTALAARDHPGISAYTIGFRAEDAKFEAMPDDLRYARQVAERFGVDLHEIEIAPNVLDLLPQMTYHLDEPIGDPAAINTFLICEAAREAGVKVMLSGMGADELFAGYRKHLANLLALRYQRVPRPLRRGLSAAVDRLPVATARRGYRSVRFAKRFLSFADLPEETAFRRSYTMYDQDELLALVNPDLAGTVDDVLTEHADIYQDNELDDFVNRMCLSDARMFLPGLNLTYTDRSSMAASTEVRVPYVDVEVVKAAFAVPGDRKIVGRQGKAVLKEAATSILPREIVYRPKGLFSAPLRAWMSRDLAPLVREVVNDGVLVNSGFLRRDALARMVAEDAAGQRDFSKHLWHVLTLEYWYRDATSGSGQSQAA; this is encoded by the coding sequence ATGTGTGGCATCGCAGGGACTTACCAATGGCCGGACGGGAAGGTCGTGACCGACCGGCTCACCGATACCCTCGCCCACCGCGGTCCGGACGGGGCGGGCCGGTACAGCCACCCCGTCGGTGACGGCGAAGTGCAGCTCGGGCACCGTCGGCTGGCCATCATCGACCTGTCCGAGACCGGCGCCCAGCCGATGGTCTCGGGCGGCCTCGCCCTCACATACAACGGCGAGCTGTACAACGCGCCGGAGTTGCGTGCCGAGCTGGCAGCCGCTGGGGTGAGCTTTCGCGGTACCTCCGACACCGAGGTGCTGCTTGAGGCCTGGCGGCGCTGGGGCACGGACTGCCTGCCCCGGCTGCGCGGCATGTTCGCGTTCGGGATCTTCGACGAGCGAACCGGTGAACTGGTGCTCGCCCGCGACCAGCTCGGCATCAAGCCGCTGTTCCTGCTCCGGCGCGGTGCGGGCCTGGTGTTCGCCTCCGAGCTCAAGGCGCTCGCCGCCGCCACCGGCGGATCGCTGCAGGTCGACGATGCGGCGCTGGTGGCCTCGCTGCTGTACTACTGGGTGCCGGACTCACGGTGCGCGTTCCGCGAAGCGGAGAAACTGCCGCCGGGGAGCTGGCTCCGGTGCCGGCCCGACGGCCGGGTGGAGCGCGGCCGGTACTGGCATCTGAAGGACGTCGCCGCCGAGGGCCGGGAGCGGGCCCGGAGCGGCGAGCAGCCAGACCTGGCCGCCATCGTCGAGGAGTCGACTCGACGTCACCTGCTCTCCGACGTACCCGTGGCGACCTTCCTCTCCGGCGGTCTCGACTCCAGCTACCTGACCGCGCTGGCGGCCCGCGACCATCCCGGGATCTCGGCTTACACGATCGGGTTCCGCGCCGAGGACGCCAAGTTCGAGGCCATGCCGGACGACCTTCGCTATGCCCGGCAGGTGGCCGAGCGGTTCGGCGTCGACCTGCATGAGATCGAGATCGCTCCGAATGTGCTCGACCTGCTGCCACAGATGACGTACCACCTGGACGAGCCGATCGGCGACCCCGCCGCGATCAACACGTTCCTCATCTGCGAGGCCGCCCGGGAGGCCGGGGTCAAGGTGATGCTCTCGGGGATGGGCGCCGACGAGCTGTTCGCCGGTTACCGCAAGCACCTGGCCAACCTCCTTGCGCTGCGCTACCAGCGCGTCCCGCGGCCCTTGCGGCGCGGCCTGTCCGCGGCCGTGGACCGGCTGCCGGTCGCCACGGCCCGCCGGGGGTACCGGTCGGTGCGGTTCGCGAAACGGTTCCTCTCCTTCGCCGACCTGCCGGAGGAGACCGCGTTCCGGCGCAGCTACACCATGTACGACCAGGACGAACTGCTCGCCCTGGTCAATCCGGACCTGGCCGGAACGGTCGACGACGTGTTGACCGAGCACGCGGACATCTACCAGGACAACGAACTCGACGACTTCGTCAACCGCATGTGCCTGAGCGACGCCCGGATGTTCCTGCCGGGCCTGAACCTCACGTACACGGACCGCTCCAGCATGGCCGCCTCGACCGAGGTGCGGGTGCCGTACGTGGACGTCGAGGTGGTCAAGGCGGCGTTCGCCGTGCCCGGCGATCGCAAGATCGTCGGACGACAGGGCAAGGCCGTCCTCAAGGAGGCGGCCACCTCGATCCTTCCCCGGGAGATCGTGTACCGGCCCAAGGGCCTGTTCAGCGCCCCGCTGCGCGCCTGGATGAGCCGGGACCTGGCACCGCTGGTGCGCGAGGTGGTCAACGACGGCGTGCTCGTCAACTCCGGGTTTCTGCGCCGCGACGCGCTGGCGCGCATGGTCGCCGAGGACGCCGCCGGGCAGCGGGACTTCTCCAAGCATCTGTGGCATGTGCTGACGCTCGAGTACTGGTATCGCGACGCGACCTCTGGCTCAGGCCAGAGCCAAGCGGCTTGA
- a CDS encoding Wzz/FepE/Etk N-terminal domain-containing protein, with amino-acid sequence MTTSKTAASSAATPLLDLQALVVAVRRRRRLWYSVALLGLLVGAAVAVLRPPPPTAVTKVLVAHKEDQPNDTGTLIRTDVELLGTTRIADKALQSLKSPEDTEDFMRDYRGTGLTNNLLQIDVTGDSDAEAVARAKALADAFVADHVRRMREAATAEAKALLDQRDRMQKELGQVNKAIRDRSPESDPKASASMESLFARRAALTSRIADFDQRAAEARTGTPKVIAGTQIVDAPRAVRHSLPRAAVTNAAIGLVLGLVLGLALAAVGTVVADRPVLRRDIAANLGASVIAELPRRSGRLWQRRRTRAARIRLTRTLARTVRDSSEPVSLLELGCARRTSVIALDVARALAAEGPVVVVDGLPGPQLAGRRPKPGDPTVVSGERAAAVSRHERRLGVGSVAPGAAWTDLQYLGTRTVLVVRAGHGSAAWLHTVARQLADQRIPVIGVVLIDPDPRDRTDGTLWDGLHTALRGRNERPARQNGTGRRRTERLPMWAAQVPDNDQEAR; translated from the coding sequence GTGACGACGAGCAAGACTGCGGCGTCGTCGGCCGCCACTCCGCTGCTGGACCTGCAGGCGCTGGTGGTGGCGGTGCGCAGGCGCCGCCGCCTCTGGTACTCCGTGGCGCTGCTGGGGCTGCTGGTCGGCGCGGCGGTGGCGGTCCTGCGGCCGCCGCCGCCGACCGCGGTGACCAAGGTGCTGGTCGCGCACAAGGAGGACCAGCCGAACGACACCGGAACGCTGATCCGCACCGACGTCGAGCTGCTGGGGACCACGCGGATCGCCGACAAGGCCCTGCAGTCCCTCAAGTCCCCGGAAGACACGGAAGACTTCATGCGGGACTACCGGGGTACCGGCTTGACCAACAACCTGCTGCAGATCGATGTGACTGGTGACAGCGACGCGGAAGCGGTGGCCCGGGCCAAGGCGCTGGCCGACGCGTTCGTCGCGGACCATGTGAGGCGGATGCGGGAGGCCGCGACGGCCGAGGCCAAGGCCCTGCTCGACCAGCGTGACCGCATGCAGAAGGAACTCGGCCAGGTCAACAAGGCGATCAGAGACAGATCGCCGGAGAGCGACCCGAAGGCGTCGGCGAGCATGGAGTCGCTCTTCGCCCGCCGGGCCGCGCTCACTTCACGGATCGCCGATTTCGACCAGCGCGCCGCGGAGGCGCGCACCGGCACGCCCAAGGTCATCGCCGGCACGCAGATCGTGGACGCCCCGCGCGCGGTGCGACACTCCCTGCCCAGGGCCGCTGTCACCAACGCCGCGATCGGGCTCGTCCTCGGGCTCGTCCTCGGGCTCGCGCTGGCCGCGGTCGGCACGGTAGTGGCGGACCGCCCCGTGTTGCGCCGGGACATCGCGGCGAACCTGGGCGCCTCGGTCATCGCGGAACTGCCCCGCCGGTCCGGCAGGCTGTGGCAGCGCCGACGGACCCGGGCGGCACGGATAAGGCTCACCCGGACCCTGGCCCGCACCGTGCGCGACTCCTCGGAGCCGGTGTCGCTGCTGGAACTGGGCTGTGCGCGCAGGACGAGCGTGATCGCCCTGGACGTCGCCAGGGCGCTGGCGGCGGAGGGGCCAGTGGTCGTCGTCGATGGTCTGCCCGGCCCGCAGCTCGCAGGCCGCCGCCCGAAGCCAGGAGACCCAACCGTGGTCAGCGGCGAGCGTGCCGCGGCCGTGTCGCGTCACGAGCGCCGGCTGGGCGTCGGCTCCGTGGCGCCCGGCGCGGCGTGGACCGACCTCCAGTACCTCGGCACCCGGACCGTGCTCGTCGTGCGTGCCGGGCACGGCAGCGCCGCATGGCTGCACACCGTGGCGCGGCAGCTCGCGGACCAGCGCATTCCGGTGATCGGTGTGGTGCTGATCGACCCCGATCCACGTGACCGGACCGACGGCACGCTGTGGGACGGGCTGCACACCGCGCTGCGCGGCCGAAACGAGCGGCCGGCCCGGCAGAACGGGACGGGCCGGCGGCGGACGGAGCGGCTGCCGATGTGGGCCGCACAGGTCCCGGACAACGACCAGGAAGCGCGGTAG